In Phreatobacter stygius, a genomic segment contains:
- a CDS encoding NAD(P)-dependent oxidoreductase, with amino-acid sequence MSTQEKKSVLIIGGSGLVGAQAAKTLRQLHPDLPITIGGRDLGKAEAVAKAVGLADAVAIDLGRPDLGQADGKAYGAVVMFLKDGGLNSLKFAQARGLPYLSISSGVFEVGPEMALYIHKPKSAPILMDSNWLAGAATFPVLHFAKEFRSIEAIEIAAVLDEQDMGGPAAHADFERLTTAAPHALILKQGQWLWSQGEDAARKFRTVDGMELQGQAYSPLDVLSLAGATDARSIRFDLVLGETASRRRGEPFSSEIVIEISGEKRDGTRGRERHEIVHPAGQAPLTALGVALGVERLLGLAGGAPVEPGLYLPEVLIEPDYFLRRLTEFGAIIRRA; translated from the coding sequence GACCTGCCGATCACCATTGGCGGACGGGACCTCGGCAAGGCCGAAGCGGTCGCCAAGGCGGTCGGCCTTGCCGATGCCGTGGCCATCGACCTCGGCCGGCCGGACCTCGGCCAGGCCGACGGCAAGGCCTATGGCGCCGTGGTGATGTTCCTCAAGGACGGCGGCCTGAATTCGCTCAAATTCGCCCAGGCGCGTGGCCTGCCCTATCTCAGCATCTCCTCCGGCGTCTTCGAGGTCGGGCCCGAAATGGCGCTCTATATCCACAAGCCCAAGAGCGCGCCGATCCTGATGGACAGCAATTGGCTGGCCGGCGCCGCCACCTTTCCCGTCCTCCACTTCGCCAAGGAGTTCCGCAGCATCGAGGCGATCGAGATTGCCGCGGTCCTCGACGAGCAGGATATGGGCGGGCCGGCGGCCCATGCCGATTTCGAACGCCTGACGACGGCCGCTCCTCATGCGCTGATCCTGAAGCAGGGCCAATGGCTCTGGTCGCAAGGCGAGGATGCCGCGCGCAAGTTCAGGACCGTCGACGGCATGGAGCTGCAGGGGCAGGCCTATTCGCCGCTCGACGTGCTGAGCCTCGCCGGTGCGACCGACGCACGCTCGATCCGGTTCGATCTGGTGCTCGGCGAGACCGCCAGCCGCCGGCGCGGTGAGCCCTTCTCGAGCGAGATCGTCATCGAGATCAGCGGCGAAAAGCGTGATGGCACGCGCGGACGCGAGCGTCACGAGATCGTCCATCCGGCCGGCCAGGCGCCGCTGACGGCGCTCGGCGTGGCGCTCGGCGTCGAGCGGCTGCTCGGCCTTGCCGGCGGTGCGCCGGTCGAGCCCGGGCTCTATTTGCCCGAGGTGCTGATCGAGCCGGACTATTTCCTGCGCCGCCTGACGGAGTTCGGCGCGATCATCCGGCGCGCCTGA